A region of Polyangiaceae bacterium DNA encodes the following proteins:
- a CDS encoding metallophosphoesterase, whose product MFRASLLAFALAISACNSDPPREPKSSPASPASPATQRDDSSFRHPAAERVVAIGDLHGDLAATKKALVLAGAIDEKDEWVGGKLVVVQTGDLLDRGDDEPDILDLLARVQERARKAGGALHVLNGNHEVMNVAGDFRYVTADGFRDYKDAPLVGQRGKQAVLLPEEQRGRAAAFLPGGEVAKKLAERPVVVVVGDTVFAHGGVLPGHVRYGIGKLNDETRRWMSGETQRPPEILVGDTAPIWTREYSDGEPSSRACSALETVLGDLGVRRMVVGHTVQKNGVSSACGDKVWRIDVGMARHYGGRAAVLEIRGQSVRALGDGAGPATAPTPSGSAAPAVSASGARGR is encoded by the coding sequence ATGTTTCGCGCCTCCCTGCTCGCGTTCGCGCTGGCCATCTCGGCCTGCAACTCCGATCCGCCCCGGGAGCCCAAGAGCAGCCCGGCGTCCCCCGCGAGCCCCGCGACGCAACGTGACGACAGCTCGTTTCGCCACCCGGCGGCGGAGCGGGTGGTGGCGATCGGGGATCTGCACGGCGATCTCGCGGCGACGAAGAAAGCGCTGGTCCTGGCTGGCGCCATCGACGAGAAGGACGAGTGGGTCGGGGGCAAGCTGGTGGTGGTGCAAACCGGCGATCTGCTCGATCGCGGCGACGACGAGCCGGACATCCTGGATCTGCTCGCCAGGGTGCAGGAGCGCGCGCGCAAGGCAGGCGGCGCGCTTCACGTCTTGAACGGCAACCACGAGGTGATGAACGTCGCCGGGGACTTCCGCTACGTCACCGCCGACGGTTTCCGCGACTACAAGGACGCGCCCCTGGTGGGACAGCGCGGCAAGCAAGCGGTGCTCCTGCCGGAGGAGCAGCGCGGACGCGCCGCGGCGTTCCTGCCGGGCGGAGAGGTCGCGAAGAAGCTGGCGGAGCGCCCGGTGGTAGTCGTGGTCGGCGACACGGTGTTCGCTCACGGCGGCGTCCTGCCCGGGCACGTCCGTTACGGCATCGGCAAGCTCAACGACGAGACGCGACGCTGGATGTCGGGTGAGACCCAGCGACCGCCGGAGATCCTGGTGGGTGACACGGCCCCGATCTGGACCCGGGAGTACTCCGACGGCGAGCCGTCTTCGCGGGCGTGTAGCGCGCTCGAGACGGTGCTCGGGGACCTCGGCGTCCGGCGCATGGTGGTCGGCCACACGGTGCAGAAGAACGGCGTCAGCAGCGCGTGCGGCGACAAGGTGTGGCGCATCGACGTCGGTATGGCCAGGCACTACGGCGGGCGGGCCGCGGTGCTGGAGATCCGCGGGCAGAGCGTGCGCGCGCTGGGTGACGGCGCCGGGCCGGCCACCGCCCCGACTCCGAGCGGGTCGGCCGCGCCGGCGGTCAGCGCGTCGGGCGCCCGAGGGCGATGA